The following are encoded together in the Phaseolus vulgaris cultivar G19833 chromosome 9, P. vulgaris v2.0, whole genome shotgun sequence genome:
- the LOC137822668 gene encoding transcription factor PRE3-like, with protein MSSRRSRSRQTGSSRNITDDQINDLVSKLQQLLPEIRDRRSDKVSASKVLQETCNYIRSLHREVDDLSERLSELLATTDSAQAAIIRNLLMQ; from the exons atGTCTAGCAGGAGGTCACGGTCAAGGCAAACAGGTAGTTCAAGGAATATCACCGATGATCAGATCAACGATCTTGTCTCCAAGTTGCAACAGCTTCTTCCAGAGATACGCGATAGGCGCTCAGATAAG GTTTCAGCTTCGAAGGTGTTGCAAGAGACATGCAACTATATAAGAAGCTTACACAGGGAAGTGGACGACCTAAGCGAGCGTTTGTCTGAGCTATTGGCAACAACTGACAGTGCACAAGCTGCAATAATTAGAAATTTACTTATGCAATAG
- the LOC137821833 gene encoding ABC transporter A family member 7-like isoform X1 → MANEPASFWTQANALLRKNLTFQKRNVKTNVRLIMFPFLLCLLLVLLQRLVDTQLDKAENKCGCVCVRRQGDTCVEEQCGLEHSDLDQVSTCPVPNPQEWPPLLQVPAPQYRAVRTDNFPFSDYPNASCRRNGSCPVTMLFTGTNQSFGEAISGNMIPSSFTPINSSAVMASLAANVAGSASMTENTNFLEPAFFSDEPIYYLQSQCTQNSTFSISIELSAATSRQQELVCAEGLPLWRNSASEVNNELYRGYRKSNLEEQIEEIAAGYDFLNSNGNIFNVSIWYNSTYKNDTGSSQIALARIPRSVNLVSDAYLQFLLGPGTRMFFEFVKEMPKPSTPIKFDLASLLGALFFTWVILQLFPIALTTLVYEKQQKLRIMMKMHGLGDGPYWMISYGYFLAISIVYMLCLVIFGSVIGKNATNVTIFILTFFQFLFNTTAWFFSGLNFFTMNAYSIQFVFYFIYINLQIVLAFLLASVFSNVKTATVISYIGVFGTGLLAGFLFQFFVQDTSFPRGWIIVMELYPGFALYRGLYEFSQYSFSGDALGTDGMRWSDLNDSANGMKEVLIIMFVEWLLVLFFAYYIDQVLSSGSRKSPLFFLKGFQKESHSSFRKPSIRRQKSKVFVQMEKPDVAQEREKVEQLLLEPTINQAIVCDDLKKVYPGRDGNPEKFAVRGLSLALPQGECFGMLGPNGAGKTSFINMMIGLTKPTSGTAFVQGLDIRTHMDGIYTSMGVCPQHDLLWESLTGREHLLFYGRLKNLKGSALTEAVEESLKSVNLFYGGVADKQAGKYSGGMKRRLSVAISLIGDPKVVYMDEPSTGLDPASRNNLWNVVKRAKQDRAIILTTHSMEEAEVLCDRLGIFVDGSLQCIGNPKQLKGRYGGSYVFTMTTAVDDEKDVENLVRGLSPNANKIYHISGTQKFELPKEEVKIANVFKAVETAKRSFTVSAWGLADTTLEDVFIKVARGAQAFDTLS, encoded by the exons ATGGCAAACGAACCGGCGAGCTTCTGGACTCAGGCAAACGCACTCCTTAGGAAGAATTTAACCTTTCAG AAGCGAAATGTTAAAACAAACGTTCGACTCATCATGTTCCCGTTCCTGTTGTGTCTGTTGCTGGTTCTGCTCCAACGCCTGGTGGATACTCAATTGGACAAGGCAGAGAACAAGTGTGGGTGCGTTTGTGTGAGGAGACAAGGGGACACGTGTGTGGAGGAGCAGTGCGGGCTTGAGCATTCGGATTTGGACCAAGTTTCGACCTGCCCTGTTCCCAATCCTCAGGAATGGCCTCCTCTGTTGCAAGTGCCGGCTCCACAGTACCGAGCTGTGAGAACAGACAATTTTCCCTTTTCCGATTATCCAAACGCCTCCTGCAGGAGGAATGGCTCCTGCCCTGTCACTATGCTCTTCACTGGCACAAATCAGTCTTTTGGAGAAG CCATATCTGGGAATATGATCCCAAGTTCCTTCACTCCTATAAACAGCTCTGCTGTTATGGCTAGTTTGGCAGCAAATGTCGCT GGATCAGCCTCAATGACAGAGAACACCAATTTTCTGGAACCTGCTTTCTTTTCGGATGAACCTATTTATTATCTACAAAGTCAGTGCACGCAGAACTCTACATTTTCCATTTCTATTGAGCTATCAGCAGCAACTAGCAGACAACAAG AGTTAGTTTGCGCTGAGGGTTTACCTTTATGGCGTAATAGTGCTTCTGAAGTGAACAATGAGCTATATAGAGGCTATCGGAAAAGTAATCTAGAGGAACAAATCGAAGAGATAGCTGCAG gttatgattttttaaattcaaatggGAACATATTTAATGTCAGCATATGGTACAACTCCACCTACAAAAACGACACTGGTTCTAGTCAAATTGCATTGGCGCGTATTCCTCGTTCTGTTAATTTG GTATCAGATGCCTACCTCCAGTTTCTGTTGGGACCTGGTACCAGAATGTTTTTTGAGTTTGTGAAGGAAATGCCAAAACCTTCAACCCCAATTAAATTTGATTTAGCTTCTCTTTTGGGTGCTCTCTTCTTTACATGGGTCATCCTGCAACTTTTCCCT ATTGCCTTGACAACGCTAGTATATGAGAAGCAACAAAAATTAAGAATCATGATGAAAATGCATGGTCTTGGTGATGGGCCATATTGGATGATTTCGTATGGCTATTTTCTTGCCATATCTATTGTCTACATGCTGTGTTTGGTGATATTTGGCTCAGTCATAGGTAAGAATGCAACCAATGTGACTATTTTCATTCTGACATTTTTTCAGTTTCTCTTTAATACAACTGCTTGGTTTTTTTCAGGGTTGAATTTCTTCACAATGAATGCTTACAGCATCCAATTCGTGTTTTATTTCATctatataaatttacaaattgtACTGGCTTTTTTGCTGGCTTCCGTGTTTTCAAATGTTAAAACTGCTACAG TAATTTCATATATAGGTGTGTTTGGAACTGGGCTATTAGCTGGCTTTcttttccaattttttgttcaagACACATCATTTCCGA GAGGGTGGATCATTGTTATGGAGTTGTATCCTGGGTTTGCATTATATCGTGGGTTGTATGAGTTTTCGCAATATTCCTTTAGTGGGGATGCTTTGGGGACTGATGGTATGCGCTGGAGCGATCTGAATGATAGCGCAAATGGCATGAAGGAGGTCTTAATTATAATGTTTGTGGAGTGGCTTCTGGTGCTTTTCTTTGCTTATTATATCGATCAAGTTTTGTCATCTGGAAGCAGAAAAAGTCCTCTTTTTTTCTTGAAAGGATTTCAGAAAGAGTCTCATTCATCTTTTCGGAAGCCTAGTATCCGAAGGCAGAAATCTAAGGTGTTTGTTCAGATGGAGAAACCTGATGTCGCTCAAGAg AGGGAGAAGGTGGAGCAACTGCTACTTGAACCGACCATTAATCAAGCAATTGTATGCGACGACCTGAAAAAGGTCTACCCGGGGAGGGATGGTAACCCTGAGAAATTTGCAGTGAGAGGGTTGTCCCTTGCTTTGCCTCAAGGAGAATGCTTTGGTATGCTTGGTCCCAATGGTGCTGGGAAGACTTCCTTTATCAATATG ATGATTGGTCTCACGAAGCCAACCTCCGGTACAGCATTTGTTCAAGGTCTTGACATAAGAACTCATATGGATGGAATATATACTAGCATGGGTGTATGCCCACAGCATGA TTTGCTGTGGGAATCTCTGACAGGAAGAGAGCATCTACTCTTTTATGGCAGACTTAAAAATCTTAAAGGTTCAGCCTTGACAGAA GCGGTGGAAGAATCGTTGAAAAGTGTAAACCTTTTTTATGGAGGAGTTGCAGATAAACAAGCTGGAAAATACAGTGGAGGAATGAAAAGGAGGCTTAGTGTCGCAATTTCATTGATTGGAGATCCTAAA gTTGTTTATATGGATGAGCCAAGTACTGGATTAGACCCTGCATCAAGAAACAACTTATGGAATGTTGTGAAGCGTGCAAAACAAGATCGTGCAATCATTCTTACCA CACATTCCATGGAAGAGGCAGAAGTCCTATGCGATCGATTAGGAATATTTGTAGATGGAAGCTTGCAGTGCATAGGAAACCCAAAGCAG TTGAAAGGTAGGTATGGAGGAAGTTATGTGTTCACAATGACAACAGCTGTGGATGATGAAAAGGATGTAGAGAATTTGGTGCGAGGGCTTTCACCAAATGCTAACAAGATCTACCACATCTCTGGTACACAAAAGTTTGAGCTACCAAAGGAGGAGGTTAAAATAGCAAATGTATTCAAAGCAGTTGAAACTGCAAAGAGAAGCTTCACCGTTTCAGCATGGGGTTTAGCTGATACCACATTGGAAGATGTCTTCATCAAAGTTGCACGTGGGGCTCAGGCATTTGACACTTTGTCATAG
- the LOC137821833 gene encoding ABC transporter A family member 7-like isoform X2, whose amino-acid sequence MANEPASFWTQANALLRKNLTFQKRNVKTNVRLIMFPFLLCLLLVLLQRLVDTQLDKAENKCGCVCVRRQGDTCVEEQCGLEHSDLDQVSTCPVPNPQEWPPLLQVPAPQYRAVRTDNFPFSDYPNASCRRNGSCPVTMLFTGTNQSFGEAISGNMIPSSFTPINSSAVMASLAANVAGSASMTENTNFLEPAFFSDEPIYYLQSQCTQNSTFSISIELSAATSRQQELVCAEGLPLWRNSASEVNNELYRGYRKSNLEEQIEEIAAGYDFLNSNGNIFNVSIWYNSTYKNDTGSSQIALARIPRSVNLVSDAYLQFLLGPGTRMFFEFVKEMPKPSTPIKFDLASLLGALFFTWVILQLFPIALTTLVYEKQQKLRIMMKMHGLGDGPYWMISYGYFLAISIVYMLCLVIFGSVIGLNFFTMNAYSIQFVFYFIYINLQIVLAFLLASVFSNVKTATVISYIGVFGTGLLAGFLFQFFVQDTSFPRGWIIVMELYPGFALYRGLYEFSQYSFSGDALGTDGMRWSDLNDSANGMKEVLIIMFVEWLLVLFFAYYIDQVLSSGSRKSPLFFLKGFQKESHSSFRKPSIRRQKSKVFVQMEKPDVAQEREKVEQLLLEPTINQAIVCDDLKKVYPGRDGNPEKFAVRGLSLALPQGECFGMLGPNGAGKTSFINMMIGLTKPTSGTAFVQGLDIRTHMDGIYTSMGVCPQHDLLWESLTGREHLLFYGRLKNLKGSALTEAVEESLKSVNLFYGGVADKQAGKYSGGMKRRLSVAISLIGDPKVVYMDEPSTGLDPASRNNLWNVVKRAKQDRAIILTTHSMEEAEVLCDRLGIFVDGSLQCIGNPKQLKGRYGGSYVFTMTTAVDDEKDVENLVRGLSPNANKIYHISGTQKFELPKEEVKIANVFKAVETAKRSFTVSAWGLADTTLEDVFIKVARGAQAFDTLS is encoded by the exons ATGGCAAACGAACCGGCGAGCTTCTGGACTCAGGCAAACGCACTCCTTAGGAAGAATTTAACCTTTCAG AAGCGAAATGTTAAAACAAACGTTCGACTCATCATGTTCCCGTTCCTGTTGTGTCTGTTGCTGGTTCTGCTCCAACGCCTGGTGGATACTCAATTGGACAAGGCAGAGAACAAGTGTGGGTGCGTTTGTGTGAGGAGACAAGGGGACACGTGTGTGGAGGAGCAGTGCGGGCTTGAGCATTCGGATTTGGACCAAGTTTCGACCTGCCCTGTTCCCAATCCTCAGGAATGGCCTCCTCTGTTGCAAGTGCCGGCTCCACAGTACCGAGCTGTGAGAACAGACAATTTTCCCTTTTCCGATTATCCAAACGCCTCCTGCAGGAGGAATGGCTCCTGCCCTGTCACTATGCTCTTCACTGGCACAAATCAGTCTTTTGGAGAAG CCATATCTGGGAATATGATCCCAAGTTCCTTCACTCCTATAAACAGCTCTGCTGTTATGGCTAGTTTGGCAGCAAATGTCGCT GGATCAGCCTCAATGACAGAGAACACCAATTTTCTGGAACCTGCTTTCTTTTCGGATGAACCTATTTATTATCTACAAAGTCAGTGCACGCAGAACTCTACATTTTCCATTTCTATTGAGCTATCAGCAGCAACTAGCAGACAACAAG AGTTAGTTTGCGCTGAGGGTTTACCTTTATGGCGTAATAGTGCTTCTGAAGTGAACAATGAGCTATATAGAGGCTATCGGAAAAGTAATCTAGAGGAACAAATCGAAGAGATAGCTGCAG gttatgattttttaaattcaaatggGAACATATTTAATGTCAGCATATGGTACAACTCCACCTACAAAAACGACACTGGTTCTAGTCAAATTGCATTGGCGCGTATTCCTCGTTCTGTTAATTTG GTATCAGATGCCTACCTCCAGTTTCTGTTGGGACCTGGTACCAGAATGTTTTTTGAGTTTGTGAAGGAAATGCCAAAACCTTCAACCCCAATTAAATTTGATTTAGCTTCTCTTTTGGGTGCTCTCTTCTTTACATGGGTCATCCTGCAACTTTTCCCT ATTGCCTTGACAACGCTAGTATATGAGAAGCAACAAAAATTAAGAATCATGATGAAAATGCATGGTCTTGGTGATGGGCCATATTGGATGATTTCGTATGGCTATTTTCTTGCCATATCTATTGTCTACATGCTGTGTTTGGTGATATTTGGCTCAGTCATAG GGTTGAATTTCTTCACAATGAATGCTTACAGCATCCAATTCGTGTTTTATTTCATctatataaatttacaaattgtACTGGCTTTTTTGCTGGCTTCCGTGTTTTCAAATGTTAAAACTGCTACAG TAATTTCATATATAGGTGTGTTTGGAACTGGGCTATTAGCTGGCTTTcttttccaattttttgttcaagACACATCATTTCCGA GAGGGTGGATCATTGTTATGGAGTTGTATCCTGGGTTTGCATTATATCGTGGGTTGTATGAGTTTTCGCAATATTCCTTTAGTGGGGATGCTTTGGGGACTGATGGTATGCGCTGGAGCGATCTGAATGATAGCGCAAATGGCATGAAGGAGGTCTTAATTATAATGTTTGTGGAGTGGCTTCTGGTGCTTTTCTTTGCTTATTATATCGATCAAGTTTTGTCATCTGGAAGCAGAAAAAGTCCTCTTTTTTTCTTGAAAGGATTTCAGAAAGAGTCTCATTCATCTTTTCGGAAGCCTAGTATCCGAAGGCAGAAATCTAAGGTGTTTGTTCAGATGGAGAAACCTGATGTCGCTCAAGAg AGGGAGAAGGTGGAGCAACTGCTACTTGAACCGACCATTAATCAAGCAATTGTATGCGACGACCTGAAAAAGGTCTACCCGGGGAGGGATGGTAACCCTGAGAAATTTGCAGTGAGAGGGTTGTCCCTTGCTTTGCCTCAAGGAGAATGCTTTGGTATGCTTGGTCCCAATGGTGCTGGGAAGACTTCCTTTATCAATATG ATGATTGGTCTCACGAAGCCAACCTCCGGTACAGCATTTGTTCAAGGTCTTGACATAAGAACTCATATGGATGGAATATATACTAGCATGGGTGTATGCCCACAGCATGA TTTGCTGTGGGAATCTCTGACAGGAAGAGAGCATCTACTCTTTTATGGCAGACTTAAAAATCTTAAAGGTTCAGCCTTGACAGAA GCGGTGGAAGAATCGTTGAAAAGTGTAAACCTTTTTTATGGAGGAGTTGCAGATAAACAAGCTGGAAAATACAGTGGAGGAATGAAAAGGAGGCTTAGTGTCGCAATTTCATTGATTGGAGATCCTAAA gTTGTTTATATGGATGAGCCAAGTACTGGATTAGACCCTGCATCAAGAAACAACTTATGGAATGTTGTGAAGCGTGCAAAACAAGATCGTGCAATCATTCTTACCA CACATTCCATGGAAGAGGCAGAAGTCCTATGCGATCGATTAGGAATATTTGTAGATGGAAGCTTGCAGTGCATAGGAAACCCAAAGCAG TTGAAAGGTAGGTATGGAGGAAGTTATGTGTTCACAATGACAACAGCTGTGGATGATGAAAAGGATGTAGAGAATTTGGTGCGAGGGCTTTCACCAAATGCTAACAAGATCTACCACATCTCTGGTACACAAAAGTTTGAGCTACCAAAGGAGGAGGTTAAAATAGCAAATGTATTCAAAGCAGTTGAAACTGCAAAGAGAAGCTTCACCGTTTCAGCATGGGGTTTAGCTGATACCACATTGGAAGATGTCTTCATCAAAGTTGCACGTGGGGCTCAGGCATTTGACACTTTGTCATAG